A region from the Tigriopus californicus strain San Diego chromosome 9, Tcal_SD_v2.1, whole genome shotgun sequence genome encodes:
- the LOC131886718 gene encoding protein O-linked-mannose beta-1,2-N-acetylglucosaminyltransferase 1-like — translation MSPNSSDTSLRRPSREAEDDGTTPHNNGNLDHNIPDEIQATWGVMPFLDERIAPSEAEPLRQSRTRSGMTSKKSRRPFFHQHLRSASSSTYLAPQRQLSGFTGPFPAFFFIKPWARRKCWQKLTRIFLTLILVITISINVVFMLETSRHGLAPESKRPVTANGHVVDREPSDILPTNRRSNQLKLQQNLPKFLTIEVLSSQKKVSVTVDGTTILENSDDQKGRGIHILVLNQSSGAVMAQRSFDTYSPHEDEAMSLFLNLVSPGRIIILAIRDEATFQMKTPARELLHRLGAKKAKKLGWRDMWAMVTVKRGQVFGESFSKSSGFNTWGTPVFLRAEVPLSSNSNCQAWPSSEESKRRHEFCDNYEGYGLVCNCEDPAPISNLSPGRVLNNQVADVPVAIIASNRPQYLYRMLRTLLSADGADPEMITVFIDGFYEEPLAVAKLFGLRGIQHTPIGTRNSRISQHYRASLTATFNIYPNAKYAIVLEEDLDVSPDFFGYFSQTLRLLEEDDSLYCVSAWNDQGYQHTVSDPGILYRVETMPGLGWILKKSLYKQELEPRWPTPEKMWDWDMWMRLKEIRKGRECIVPDVSRTYHFGSSGLNMNSYFQDVYFKKHSVNNERHVELKNVESLKQHTYEDLLHRSIQRANVLSTSVSPCSGKFKVPKRSKKSLQRPSSSIESNVLYIQMRDAKDFETWLELARCLHIWDLDARGFHRGLWRMHYRGVPLFIVGVPFSDYAKHKPKHVKPLVLKKTTASSSSSNHNTPTTAAKPGGGGGS, via the exons ATGAGCCCGAATAGTTCGGATACCAGCTTACGTCGTCCCAGTCGCGAGGCCGAGGATGACGGAACGACCCCCCACAACAACGGGAACCTCGACCACAACATACCTGATGAGATCCAGGCCACCTGGGGGGTGATGCCCTTCCTGGACGAGCGAATTGCTCCATCGGAAGCAGAACCACTACGGCAAAGTAGAACACGTAGTGGTATGACCAGCAAAAAATCAAGACGACCGTTCTTCCATCAGCACCTCAGGTCGGCTTCGTCATCGACTTACTTGGCTCCTCAGAGGCAATTGTCTGGTTTCACTGGTCCATTTCccgccttcttcttcatcaaacCGTGGGCTCGGAGAAAATGCTGGCAAAAACTCACCAGGATCTTCCTCACCCTAATTTTAGTCATCACCATATCAATAAATGTGGTTTTCATGCTTGAAACAAGTCGCCATGGATTAGCCCCCGAATCTAAGCGACCTGTCACTGCCAACGGCCATGTGGTGGATAGGGAACCCTCGGATATCCTGCCCACCAATCGTCGGTCGAATCAATTGAAGCTGCAACAAAACCTGCCAAAGTTTCTCACAATTGAAGTCTTGTCTAGTCAGAAAAAAGTGTCCGTTACGGTGGATGGAACCACG ATTTTGGAAAATTCAGACGATCAAAAAGGCCGTGGCATTCACATTCTAGTCCTGAATCAATCTTCTGGGGCAGTTATGGCCCAAAGATCGTTTGATACCTACTCACCCCACGAAGACGAAGCCATGAGCTTGTTCTTGAACTTAGTGTCGCCAGGGCGGATCATTATCCTGGCCATTCGGGACGAGGCCACCTTTCAAATGAAGACCCCGGCCAGGGAGCTGTTGCACCGACTTGgggccaaaaaggccaaaaaactgGGTTGGAGAGACATGTGGGCCATGGTGACGGTGAAACGGGGTCAAGTGTTCGGAGAGTCGTTTAGCAAGTCATCCGGTTTCAATACATGGGGCACACCGGTTTTCTTAAGGGCCGAGGTCCCATTGTCTTCCAATTCTAACTGTCAGGCATGGCCAAGTTCGGAGGAATCCAAGCGACGTCATGAATTCTGTGATAACTACGAGGGCTACGGTCTGGTTTGCAACTGTGAGGACCCGGCCCCCATATCCAACCTGTCACCTGGCCGTGTCCTGAATAATCAAGTGGCCGATGTTCCAGTGGCTATCATCGCGTCAAACCGTCCCCAATACCTTTATCGAATGTTAAGAACCTTATTGTCAGCCGATGGGGCGGATCCGGAGATGATCACGGTTTTCATCGATGGATTCTATGAGGAACCTCTGGCCGTTGCTAAACTCTTTGGCCTTCGAGGAATTCAACACACGCCTATTGGGACACGGAACTCCAGGATATCTCAGCACTATCGGGCCTCCCTCACGGCCACTTTCAATATCTACCCCAACGCCAAGTACGCAATCGTTCTAGAGGAGGACCTCGATGTGTCGCCCGACTTCTTTGGGTACTTCTCTCAGACCTTGAGACTCCTGGAGGAGGACGATTCCCTTTATTGTGTATCAGCTTGGAATGACCAGGGTTACCAACATACCGTTTCTGATCCGGGTATTTTGTATCGCGTCGAAACAATGCCGGGATTAGGGTGGATCCTGAAGAAATCCTTGTATAAACAGGAGTTGGAACCCCGTTGGCCTACTCCCGAGAAG ATGTGGGATTGGGACATGTGGATGAGGCTCAAAGAGAtcagaaagggtcgagaatgCATTGTGCCCGATGTGTCACGGACTTATCACTTTGGATCTTCAGGCTTGAACATGAATTCCTATTTCCAAGACGTCTACTTCAAGAAGCACTCCGTCAACAATGAGCGACACGTCGAGCTCAAGAATGTGGAGAG CTTGAAGCAACACACCTATGAGGATCTCCTTCATCGCTCCATTCAACGTGCCAATGTGCTTTCGACCTCAGTGTCGCCATGTTCGGGCAAATTCAAAGTTCCCAAGCGCTCCAAGAAGAGTCTTCAACGACCTTCGAGTTCGATCGAGTCCAACGTGCTGTACATTCAAATGAGGGATGCCAAAGATTTCGAGACTTGGCTGGAATTGGCCCGATGTCTGCACATTTGGGACCTAGATGCCCGGGGATTTCATCGGGGCCTTTGGCGGATGCATTATCGAGGAGTGCCTCTCTTCATTGTCGGGGTTCCATTTTCTGATTACGC GAAACACAAGCCGAAACATGTCAAGCCACTTGTACTGAAGAAAACTACtgcttcgtcttcttcatcgAATCACAACACTCCCACCACGGCCGCCAAACCCGGCGGAGGTGGCGGTTCTTAA